The sequence below is a genomic window from Pseudorasbora parva isolate DD20220531a chromosome 4, ASM2467924v1, whole genome shotgun sequence.
ACAATAGAGTGTAAATAATACGACCGATGGACTGACaacgaggttcaggctttattaaggTTATTCACAGAGGACGAAATCCAGAATGAAAATAGACAAAACTgtcttaatctaagccctgtctgtaaAACCAGGCCAAAATACCATAAGTTAAGATGAAAACACTAATGTGACTAATTCATATTTGTTTGTCTATATTCTAAATGTTCCAGGGTTTTGGATGGTTGTTCCTGTTGATCATCACAATCATCGCATTTTTGATCAGAGCCATTCGGCCCTGCTACACCCAGGCCGCCTTCCTCAAAACCAAATACTGGTCTCACTACGTAGACACGGAGCGCAAGGTGTTTGATGAGACTTGCACAGAACATGCCAAAACTTTCGCCAAGGTTTGCATCAGGCAGTACTTTGAGGGTATTAGCGGGGAGATTCAGAGCTCCCATGATCCCTCATGTGGCGGTGATAGCGATGATGATGACGATAAGCCCACAAACGAAGAAGACAAACTTTTGGGGGTTCGTCGCCAGGACACCATGAACAAGGTGCTGTGGGACTGGCACACGTGCAAACCTGCGCTGAGTCTAAGAAAGTGTGAAGACGCTAGCACTATACAAAAAGGAGATTGTAGCACGAATGCTAACAataatcaagatggacatgccTGTGATAACACTGACCTTAGTGTGGGCCAAAAAGGCTTTAAGAGAGGCTATGTGAATGCTGGCCTTGATGCTGGCCAAAGCGATTCAGACAGGGGATATGATAATGCTAGCTTTTGTGTGGACCAAAATGGTTTTACAAAAAGAAATAGCAAAGCCAGCACAAGCCAAAATGGATTCACGAATGGGGGCGTTCCTTCTTCATGCAGTGCTGAAAGAAAAGCTTAGACAGTGTATTATAGTAAGGTCTGAGTCTGAGATATATCTTTTTCAGGCCTGACTACAATATTGCTAAATTGCTTTTTGTCTTAACAATCAATATACATTGATTATTGTCTTTTCTAATACATATTACTTATCACTCTATGAAACCAAAGCTTTAAATAATTATTCTAGTTTAGCGCCACCTTTTAGGGTGCAAAATATATCTGTCAGTAAAAGTCTTAACTTCATGTGATAAgatgacaaataaaaaaacattctctTCAGCACAAGATTTTGAATAGAATGCTGTTTCCCTTTGTGCCACCAGAGGCCACTATACAGCACATCTCACCACAGCAACCTTTTACATTCTGTCACCCTTTTCAGCACAAGAactaaggccctgtcccaaatggtaCATTTCATAtctaaattgttatttttatatCCTAATTTTCCATTTGCGGTTGATATACAACTTCTGTGCACACTTTTGTAGAGCCCAGCTGATTTTTACTCGACAGTCAAAGCAATGTTACATCACGAAAGTGCGGACTGGTGTTTAGACTGCAagtgtttagggtgccatttgggactgGACCTAATATAAGGCTCTCTTAACACACATTTCATTCTATATAAATACCTAGACAATGCAACCTCTACATTTGAATAAATGTGTACTAATAATTTGTACTAATACAAAaaattgtgcacaaaaaaataagtacTAACAAATctacatttgtaaaaaaaaaacatggtaaattttttattttatttaagacatttaaatgtgataattaaaaaaaaacaaccaaaaaaacaaacaaaacaaatgtaattaataataatcaggTTCCTTACCTCTGttaatatttatttctttagtaatattttgaattagcttttattttttaattttaataaaggtttaataaagttatttaaatgtgtcatttttattactttttcctaaatatttttatttagttttatttgtatttcagttttcattttaactttatttatttgtcaaaagtatttatttttattttatttccattagttttttttaaatgtacatttttcaatttatattgtttattttcctttagttcaattaaaaataaaaataaaataaaaaagttgaatagttaacaataacaactcTGGAAGAAATGCCTGTAAGACAGTCAGTGTGTGGCATACT
It includes:
- the LOC137073919 gene encoding calcium homeostasis modulator 1, encoding MDKFRMMAQILQSNQESFMNGICGIMALASAQLYTSFEFNCPCIPEYNYSYGISMLVIPPIWFFFLGFILNNNVSMLAEEWNRPMGQRRKDSTVMRYMCVSISQRSLIAPAVWISVTLMDGKSFLCAYSMDLDMAEFGKNASGLGLSQEELLRMLAKIPCKHIYDGQKILSREAATRYICCISQGFGWLFLLIITIIAFLIRAIRPCYTQAAFLKTKYWSHYVDTERKVFDETCTEHAKTFAKVCIRQYFEGISGEIQSSHDPSCGGDSDDDDDKPTNEEDKLLGVRRQDTMNKVLWDWHTCKPALSLRKCEDASTIQKGDCSTNANNNQDGHACDNTDLSVGQKGFKRGYVNAGLDAGQSDSDRGYDNASFCVDQNGFTKRNSKASTSQNGFTNGGVPSSCSAERKA